A segment of the Filifactor alocis ATCC 35896 genome:
CGCGTTCAAATCTCCAATCTGCTCTCTTGAACGTTTGAATGCCAACCTCATTCTTTTTCTAAAATACATTGTTGCAACAAGCATCAACGGAATAACCGAAAATACAATTACTGTCAACAAAACATTGATCCGACATAAAATCAGGAAGGATACCAATATTTTTACTCCGGCAATAAAAAATTCTTCCGGACAATGATGCGCAAATTCTGTGATTTCAAACAAATCACTTGTAATTCTTCCCATAATCTGTCCAATCTTCGTATTATCAAAATAATTGAATGATAATTCTTGAAGATGAGAAAATAAATCTCTCCTCATATCTGTTTCAATCTTTGCTCCCATAATATGTCCAACCGAAGCCATATAATAATTCGCAGCGGTATCCACCAGCCTCAATATAAAATAAATCACACACATTTTTATGACAAAACTCATTGTCAAAGCCTGAAAATCAAACATCGCTTTGTTTGTAATATTTCTAACCATTAACGGAAATACAATTTCACATACCGTTGTAAATGAAGCACAAATCAAATCTATCGCCAAAATAGAATAATACTTTCTAAAATATGGTAAAAATCTTGTAATTAACTCTGATGTTTTGATTTTATCCTGATATTGTTCCATAATAATCTCCTCTCTAAATTCTTATTTTTATATAGTAACTTTTTATTTGCTACCTTCATTATATCTTAGTATATCATTATCTTTTTTTACTTTACCCACTCATATTTTTATTTGATTCAAAAAAATATTGGAGCATGAACTCGCCATTCCCTCTACTTTCACATCATACCCATTTATTCTATGTACCTTTAATACTTAGGTTCATTTTGTGATATTTTTCATTCAAAAAACCCTGAATTTACCAAACAACGATACATCTTTGAACTTTATTCTATCACTTCGCCTACTTTCTTTTCAAGAATATTATTTATACATCATATACAAAATATCAATATTGTAATAAACAGTGAGATAACCTGCTAATCACACTAATAATTTTTTGTCACTCTTCATCGTATTTTTAAATCATTAAACCGCTACACACATTGTTTTTACAATATATATAGCGGTTTTTATCAACACTTTTTGTCCTATAGTTCTATTTTTTACACAAAAAAAATGAGACGTCCCCACGTCTCACTTTAATAGCTAAGTTAATTTTTTAATCAAACAGACTATTCTGCTTTTGGTGCACCTACAGGACAAACTCCCGCACAAGCTCCACAATCAATGCAAGCTGATGCATCAATAATATATTGTGTATCTCCTTGAGAAATTGCTCCTACAGGACATTCTCCTTCACAAGCTCCACATCCAATGCAACTATCAGAAATTTTATAAGCCATGATACTTCCTCCTTATTCTCATTTAATAATATCTTTTCGACAAATATAGTATATCAAACCTTGTTTTAAAAGTAAAGCTTTTTTGAAAAATTTTTTTCAATTACTCAAAAAACATATTTTTTGTAAATCTTTTTCTTTGTTTCTTATTCTTTTTTAAATCAGTATTATATGTGGAATTCCAATACATTTTATCTTTTTTTATGTTTCGAACTCAAAATATTTTTCTTCCTCTCTATCAATATTTTGTTATCATTTGATATCGTAATTTTTCCTTTTCTAAAATAAGAATCTTCAAAAAAATCCCCTTTGCCATATTCTCATTCTCATTAAAATATATTTTGTTTATTTTAAAAATCTTTCGGTTCCTATTATGGTTTTAAAACAGTTTCATGTTTATAAATTATTCATCATAATATCTGTCTAATTCTTACCCATACGATATCCCTATATTAATTAAGAATATTGTTCTTATATGATATCTTTTATGTCTTTCCAAACAATTTATGAATCAGAATCATTATATTTTAAATGAAGATATCTTCTGCACAAAATGAGATGATTTTATAGTTCCAATCTATTTAGTTGTTACTACGTTAATAGATTACAAATAAAACCTCCGAAATATATCATCTAATGTGCGGCAATTTTCATAGACATTTATTATCATATCAATCAACTTCGATACTGCCGGAACTGTTTATGCAAAATAGCACAAAACGATTCTGACAAAAAATAGTCATACTTACTATCACTATGACTATCGTATTTCAAAATTGTATTGCTTAAGTACTATAAATTTTGAATTATATTCCATGATAACATTTATAGAAAAATATTTTTCTGCTACAAAATCAGAAACTTTTCTTGTGTTTTTTTGAAATTAATAATAGCCAGAGATAGTTATTTTTTAATCTTTCCTAAAATATTTGTTTTCCTTACAAATTTTCCTAAAATAATTCCTAATATATCAGTTGCATTCTTCTTTGTTATGATATATAATTGTTTTGTTGGTTTGACATGAATATGTCAAACACATTGTTCGCAATTGGATTTCTTTCATATGCTGTTAAGCTAGTATAAAACCGATATCCATGGCTTTTACATACCAAATAGCTTCATACATATGAAAAATGCTATTGCACTATACTATATTATAATTTAAGGAGCGTGTTAAAAATGGCTGAAACATTAAACCCTTTTTTGAATGCACAAAAACAAGTTAAAAATGCTTGTGACAAACT
Coding sequences within it:
- a CDS encoding DUF362 domain-containing protein, yielding MAYKISDSCIGCGACEGECPVGAISQGDTQYIIDASACIDCGACAGVCPVGAPKAE